A genomic segment from Colletotrichum higginsianum IMI 349063 chromosome 5, whole genome shotgun sequence encodes:
- a CDS encoding EC7 protein has product MVSLKILIAVLPLATAMPSLLTSSLEARACVPPSNCGAPIDVCEFCCASTVVPNSALSLRADDTAVPITSASLDFGHSSEYPVSQDNMDQKTAA; this is encoded by the exons ATGGTTTCCCTCAAGATTCTCATCGCCGTCCTACCTTTGGCCACAGCCATGCCCTCCCTCCTCACGTCGTCTCTGGAGGCGCGAGCCTGCGTGCCTCCTTCCAACTGCGGCGCTCCCATCGACGTCTGCGAGTTCTGCTGCGCCTCTACCGTCGTCCCCAACAGCGCTCTTT CACTAAGAGCTGACGACACCGCCGTCCCCATTACCAGCGCATCCCTCGACTTTGGCCACTCATCGGAGTACCCTGTGAGCCAAGACAACATGGACCAGAAGACTGCGGCTTGA